In Flammeovirgaceae bacterium 311, one DNA window encodes the following:
- a CDS encoding hypothetical protein (COG3250 Beta-galactosidase/beta-glucuronidase) — protein sequence MFYSNRVSTYCLQVFLCCLILLFGGCNDQQLNPEEKYAVRGRKVEIVLKDGSYTLMRNGEPYFIKGAGGYEHYDKIKAHGGNSVRVWHSENAQQVLDEAHRHGLTVTLGLWMKPENEGFNYYDKELVAQQYEEMRQVVLRYKDHPALLMWGLGNELNLEASNTKVWDAVNDIAEMIHEVDPDHPTTTMIVGVRTKLINLIVRKCPAIDVISINTFGALVNIPRKIRESEWKGPYVVSEFGARGYWETYATWWYAPLEQTSSEKAIFIKERYRRVISADTNLCLGGYVFYWGYKFEGTPTWYSIYTQGGEETVMAEVMRELWNGDSKKNKAPYVAYLKINDTFANDNIYLKIGETYDATVYTFDPDGDTLDVRWEVLPETFDEQGEEINDKKPAPIPDLISNGSDNKIRLLTPAQPGPYRLYAYIYDNQGHVATANVPFYVNEIGAYMKQ from the coding sequence ATGTTCTATTCCAACAGAGTTTCTACCTACTGTTTACAAGTATTTTTGTGCTGTTTAATCCTGCTTTTTGGTGGATGCAATGATCAGCAGTTAAATCCTGAAGAGAAGTATGCAGTGAGAGGAAGAAAGGTGGAGATAGTGCTGAAAGATGGAAGTTATACGTTGATGCGCAATGGAGAACCTTATTTTATAAAGGGTGCCGGGGGATATGAGCATTACGATAAAATTAAAGCCCATGGAGGCAATTCTGTTCGTGTCTGGCATTCCGAAAATGCACAGCAGGTTTTGGATGAGGCACACAGGCATGGGCTAACGGTTACACTAGGACTTTGGATGAAACCTGAGAATGAGGGATTTAATTATTATGACAAAGAACTGGTAGCTCAGCAGTATGAGGAAATGCGCCAGGTGGTGTTGCGGTATAAAGATCATCCTGCCTTACTGATGTGGGGCTTAGGGAATGAACTCAACCTGGAGGCCTCTAATACCAAAGTGTGGGATGCTGTGAATGACATTGCAGAAATGATACATGAGGTTGATCCTGACCATCCTACCACCACCATGATTGTGGGAGTCAGAACAAAACTGATAAACCTGATTGTAAGAAAGTGTCCGGCAATAGATGTTATTTCAATCAATACCTTCGGGGCTTTGGTTAATATTCCCCGCAAGATTAGAGAGAGTGAATGGAAAGGTCCTTACGTTGTTTCCGAGTTTGGTGCCAGAGGGTACTGGGAAACATATGCCACCTGGTGGTACGCACCCCTTGAGCAAACCAGTTCAGAAAAAGCAATTTTCATAAAAGAACGCTATCGGAGGGTGATAAGCGCCGATACCAACCTGTGTCTGGGGGGCTATGTTTTTTACTGGGGATATAAATTTGAAGGTACTCCAACCTGGTACAGCATTTACACTCAGGGGGGCGAAGAGACAGTGATGGCAGAGGTGATGCGGGAGCTCTGGAATGGAGATTCAAAAAAAAATAAAGCACCCTATGTAGCATACCTTAAGATAAACGATACTTTCGCTAATGATAATATCTATCTTAAAATCGGAGAAACCTATGATGCAACTGTATATACCTTTGATCCGGATGGTGATACTTTGGATGTCAGATGGGAGGTGCTGCCTGAAACTTTTGATGAGCAGGGTGAAGAAATAAATGATAAAAAGCCGGCACCAATACCTGATTTGATCAGCAATGGTTCTGATAATAAAATCAGACTTTTAACACCTGCCCAACCAGGTCCTTATAGATTATATGCATACATATATGATAATCAGGGACATGTAGCTACAGCAAATGTCCCCTTTTATGTAAATGAAATAGGAGCCTATATGAAGCAGTAG
- a CDS encoding Soluble ligand binding domain protein (COG1596 Periplasmic protein involved in polysaccharide export), with protein sequence MKFRIFQLLGLLLLFASCSRNLTYFNEPDEPAAQQEHVEAVTNTSSPRIQPDDILSIKVSSLSPESNTLFNQGVISQGGGGVSGGGGSSSQSVDGYLVDSAGYIRFPILNKIKLGGLTKEQAVQKIEEALLEYLREPVVNIRFMNYRFTVIGEVGNPSTFTVQSEKVNLLTALGMAGDLTIYGKRENVLLIREEGGIRTMTRINLNSRNLLNSPYFYLQQNDVIYVEAVKARGYAANNFRANLPFVLSLISTVTILFWRISR encoded by the coding sequence ATGAAATTCAGAATTTTTCAGCTGCTGGGGCTTTTGCTCCTGTTTGCCTCCTGCTCCAGAAACCTGACTTATTTTAATGAACCCGATGAACCAGCTGCCCAGCAGGAACATGTAGAAGCAGTAACTAATACAAGTTCTCCCAGAATTCAGCCTGATGATATTTTAAGCATTAAAGTAAGCAGCCTTAGTCCTGAATCAAATACCTTATTCAACCAGGGTGTAATTTCACAAGGTGGCGGCGGAGTTTCTGGTGGCGGCGGCAGCAGCAGCCAGAGCGTAGATGGTTACCTGGTAGATTCTGCTGGCTATATCCGCTTTCCAATACTGAATAAGATAAAGCTGGGTGGGCTCACCAAAGAACAGGCTGTCCAGAAAATAGAAGAAGCCTTACTGGAGTATCTACGTGAACCGGTTGTTAATATTCGCTTTATGAACTACCGCTTTACTGTGATCGGAGAAGTTGGGAACCCTTCTACATTTACTGTACAGTCAGAGAAAGTTAATTTGCTTACAGCATTGGGCATGGCCGGTGACTTAACAATTTATGGTAAGCGGGAGAACGTACTGCTGATCCGTGAAGAGGGGGGCATAAGAACCATGACCCGGATTAACCTGAATAGTAGAAATTTATTGAACTCTCCTTATTTCTACCTGCAGCAGAATGATGTGATTTATGTTGAAGCGGTAAAAGCAAGGGGATATGCTGCCAATAACTTCAGGGCCAATCTTCCATTTGTACTAAGCCTGATATCTACGGTTACGATATTGTTTTGGCGAATTTCCAGATAA
- a CDS encoding capsular exopolysaccharide family protein (COG3206 Uncharacterized protein involved in exopolysaccharide biosynthesis) has protein sequence MTDQDNLLLEDSEQINFKEIILKYLRYWYLFLLGTIICFGLAYLYLRYTTPQYLITTSILIKSDQQSGGLTESAVFNDIPGFKSHTNIDNEIRLLKSQSLMHRVFNELDLDVTYYGDGRIKDPELYGNKLPFRVVTNKLDSLAYGKVIKVHLKGNNSYDIEYNEKISSHKFGQRVNVGFGEFTIVSDSRLIRNGMTVRVHFNNIQRLASNYSDRLVVEKDKLAWSSALILSLVDPVPEKGKDILNKLIEVYNKEAVEDKNVIAANTIEFINERLQFLTEELTDVEKDVEEYKRERRLTNVGTEAQLYLQGRTGYDQQLSEYELQLEILNSIEDYLRREGNEVGIVPSTLSITDHTLNRLIERYNELQLERQRLLLTNKPNNPLVMNLSEQLTDLRQNILENLSNIRQSMEITRNNLQSNYAQFESKIEQVPGMEREIQAISRQQGIKEGLYLYLLQKREESALSLAATVSNSRIIDPASAGSVPVSPESTTFYLYALVFGIGMPFAFLFIRDMLNNKVQEQKDVERATSTPILGEIAHKRTGENLVVTHDSRSPVAELFRLIRANLQFANAGRSNKVMLVTSSTSGEGKTFFSINLGASLALSGKRVVVIDFDLRKPSLLHNLGMTNDFGITNYLVTENTPIKELIKPTKVSNNLYVVGAGPIPPNPAELMLLPKIGGLIDGLRQQFDYVIIDTSPVGQVADALSLAPYIDLSLYLVRYQFTEKEQVKIVNDIYRKKKLNHTMIVLNDARKGGGYGYGKGYGYGYGYGQEKRSWFSRFRKKA, from the coding sequence ATGACAGATCAGGATAACCTTCTGCTTGAAGATTCCGAGCAAATAAATTTTAAAGAAATAATTCTTAAGTACCTAAGATACTGGTACCTGTTTCTGCTGGGAACCATTATTTGTTTTGGCCTGGCTTACCTTTACCTGCGGTACACTACACCACAATATCTAATTACTACCAGCATCCTGATCAAAAGCGATCAGCAATCAGGAGGACTCACCGAAAGTGCAGTTTTTAATGATATACCAGGTTTTAAATCGCATACCAATATAGATAACGAAATCAGGCTGCTCAAGTCACAGAGCCTGATGCACCGGGTGTTTAATGAGCTGGATCTGGATGTAACCTACTATGGAGATGGGAGAATAAAAGACCCGGAGCTGTATGGAAATAAACTGCCCTTCAGAGTAGTTACAAATAAACTGGACTCCCTTGCGTATGGTAAGGTGATCAAGGTTCATCTTAAAGGAAACAATTCTTATGATATAGAATACAATGAAAAAATCAGTTCCCATAAATTTGGTCAGCGTGTAAACGTAGGATTTGGAGAATTTACCATTGTTTCTGATTCCAGGCTGATTAGGAACGGCATGACGGTAAGGGTTCATTTTAACAATATTCAGCGTTTAGCGAGCAATTACAGCGACAGGTTAGTAGTAGAAAAAGATAAACTAGCCTGGAGCAGTGCCCTTATCTTAAGCCTGGTAGATCCGGTTCCTGAAAAGGGCAAAGACATACTGAACAAATTAATTGAAGTCTACAACAAAGAGGCGGTAGAAGATAAAAATGTAATTGCTGCCAATACCATTGAATTTATCAATGAACGCTTACAGTTTCTAACAGAAGAACTTACCGATGTAGAGAAGGATGTAGAAGAATACAAACGCGAGCGCAGGTTAACAAATGTTGGAACTGAAGCCCAGCTTTACCTGCAGGGCAGAACAGGTTACGACCAGCAACTGTCGGAATATGAACTGCAGCTGGAAATTCTGAATTCTATTGAAGATTATTTACGTAGAGAGGGTAATGAAGTAGGTATAGTGCCCAGCACATTGAGTATAACCGACCATACATTGAACAGGCTGATAGAAAGGTATAATGAACTGCAACTGGAACGGCAGCGCCTGCTGCTCACTAATAAGCCTAACAACCCGCTGGTCATGAATCTGTCGGAGCAGCTTACTGACCTAAGGCAGAATATTCTGGAAAATTTAAGCAACATTAGGCAAAGTATGGAAATTACCAGGAACAACCTGCAGAGCAATTATGCGCAGTTCGAGTCTAAAATCGAGCAGGTTCCTGGCATGGAGCGCGAAATACAGGCCATCAGCAGGCAACAGGGCATTAAGGAGGGGCTATACCTTTACCTGCTGCAAAAGCGCGAAGAATCTGCACTTTCACTAGCGGCAACTGTATCTAACTCCCGGATTATTGATCCTGCAAGCGCCGGTTCTGTTCCGGTATCGCCTGAGAGCACAACTTTTTATCTTTATGCACTTGTATTTGGTATAGGTATGCCTTTTGCTTTTCTTTTTATAAGAGACATGCTCAACAATAAAGTGCAGGAACAAAAAGATGTAGAAAGAGCTACATCAACACCAATTTTAGGAGAAATAGCCCATAAGCGTACCGGCGAAAATCTGGTGGTAACACACGACAGTAGAAGTCCTGTAGCGGAGTTGTTCAGGCTGATCAGGGCAAACCTGCAGTTTGCCAATGCCGGGAGATCTAATAAAGTAATGCTGGTAACCTCCAGCACAAGCGGTGAGGGAAAAACTTTTTTCAGCATTAACCTGGGGGCCAGCCTTGCACTTTCGGGGAAGCGCGTTGTTGTAATTGATTTCGATTTAAGAAAACCAAGCCTGCTGCACAACCTGGGGATGACCAATGATTTTGGCATCACCAATTACCTGGTAACAGAAAACACTCCTATAAAAGAGTTGATTAAACCCACAAAAGTATCTAATAATCTTTATGTGGTAGGGGCTGGCCCCATACCGCCAAACCCGGCAGAATTAATGCTGCTGCCAAAAATCGGAGGCTTGATTGATGGGCTCCGGCAGCAATTTGACTATGTGATTATTGATACTTCTCCAGTAGGACAGGTAGCCGATGCGCTTTCCCTTGCGCCATACATCGATCTAAGTCTATACCTGGTCAGATATCAATTTACTGAAAAGGAACAGGTAAAGATTGTAAATGATATCTATAGAAAGAAAAAGCTTAACCATACCATGATTGTACTGAATGATGCCCGAAAAGGCGGTGGGTATGGTTACGGAAAAGGCTATGGCTATGGTTATGGCTACGGTCAGGAAAAACGAAGTTGGTTCAGCAGATTTAGAAAAAAAGCATGA
- a CDS encoding UDP-glucose 4-epimerase (COG0451 Nucleoside-diphosphate-sugar epimerases), translated as MYTTPYHQEDLNKFDFLVTGGAGFIGSNIVEYLLKYGAKKVRVLDNFATGDHTNLQEFKDHPSLEIIEGDIRDLETCQRAMSGIDYVTHQAALGSVPRSINDPVTTNEVNIGGFLNMLVAARDAGIRRMVYAASSSTYGDHPGLPKIEDEIGNPLSPYAVTKYVNELYASVFSSTYDFHTIGLRYFNVFGPRQNPKGPYAAVIPLFIEAALSREAATINGDGETSRDFTFVENAVQANIKAMLTQGINQHEVINIAFGERTTLNELWEKICELTQTTLEPNYREERVGDVKHSLANITKARELIDYKPQYSVLEGLSLAVDWYANP; from the coding sequence ATGTACACAACGCCTTACCATCAAGAGGATCTTAACAAGTTTGATTTTTTAGTTACCGGAGGCGCAGGGTTCATAGGTTCAAATATTGTAGAATATTTACTGAAGTATGGTGCTAAAAAGGTGCGGGTGCTGGATAATTTCGCTACAGGCGATCATACCAATCTGCAGGAGTTTAAAGATCACCCGTCATTAGAAATAATAGAAGGAGATATACGTGATCTGGAAACCTGCCAGCGCGCCATGTCTGGTATAGATTATGTAACTCACCAGGCTGCACTGGGTTCTGTGCCACGTTCCATCAATGATCCTGTAACCACCAATGAGGTCAATATTGGCGGCTTCCTGAACATGCTGGTTGCTGCAAGAGATGCTGGCATCAGGCGCATGGTATATGCAGCCAGTTCAAGTACCTATGGCGATCATCCAGGTTTGCCCAAGATTGAAGACGAGATAGGTAATCCGCTGTCACCTTATGCAGTTACAAAGTATGTTAATGAGCTTTATGCCAGTGTTTTTTCCAGCACCTATGATTTTCATACCATAGGCTTGCGCTATTTCAATGTGTTTGGACCCAGGCAAAATCCAAAAGGCCCTTATGCAGCAGTGATACCACTTTTCATAGAGGCAGCTCTTAGCAGAGAAGCTGCCACCATTAATGGCGATGGAGAAACCAGCCGGGATTTTACCTTTGTTGAAAATGCGGTGCAAGCAAACATAAAAGCAATGCTTACACAGGGAATTAACCAGCATGAAGTTATAAATATTGCTTTTGGAGAACGTACCACACTTAATGAGCTTTGGGAAAAGATCTGTGAGCTCACTCAAACTACTTTAGAGCCAAATTACCGGGAGGAACGTGTTGGTGATGTAAAACACAGCCTGGCAAATATTACGAAAGCCAGAGAACTTATCGATTATAAACCTCAGTATTCTGTACTTGAAGGCCTATCACTGGCAGTGGACTGGTATGCGAACCC